The proteins below are encoded in one region of Vespa velutina chromosome 11, iVesVel2.1, whole genome shotgun sequence:
- the LOC124952913 gene encoding chondroitin sulfate proteoglycan 4 isoform X3 — protein MDSVSLLRWEFDMKTGTESGLLLYNTGQSSYADYLGIELFEGKIRLLMNKGNGPTELIHGNMVSDGKWHRIVVDFSPSGIGIAVDRQEKTMALPSGGNRYLDLADTLYIGGTELNKRARALGKGLRSGDVSYKGCLRNMMLDNKELGLPDVKVSQGIVVGCVWGFPCVEADPCVSDALCEQLGVDSFKCICDQPLCIKPNFAEDYKVYSNANLPVNLEILSLSPLSVSEGEHVLVTSDNIGMILDIAKYGVEEDGVVFSLVTPPTYGTLALDLLTSRTDRSFTLQDINRDKIQYMHDGSETTEDSMILELTLVAGRGYTLPGYLRGRLRFPLHVNVTPVNDPPLLEIPTAKVLRLAQGTRKTLTKELIWAIDADTPSETLVYTVLRTDTDAGHIERVTYPSKPIDTFTQAELMQGLIAYVHRGNAKPNAMLGLQVSDGIESSQPAYLRVSAYPLQIKLMHNTGLIVVHRSFSYLTPANLSFITNSDDSTIDIRYDISTSPQYGTLQKLKDVSSSWQNADHFTSRDVDLHTIRYLHNIGSPTQDEFKFQASVREVKTQQTFDFRITFIDLELKEIKRIPVNFTNTAEVIVTGQNLKYQTNPLITSPNKILFTINGGPRYGELLVTRRKINVGDSFTQEDVDTGKLRYRLYRRAYSIIHDELAFRVSAPQCIDILSTLPLKHHLAKSNKAVEGTEILKIEEGSKAVLKMIRTNTMDYGVSNLIYNLTINPRHGWLVVLNRTKSQNRSNATYFTSEELLSQTVYYIHDDSETKEDSFEYIGIALDPIDFMYVGRFRIEVIMKNDNPPERIVNKIFHVVSKGEKLITNKDLAYIDKDINTKPSDIKYTRKDNGKSGIYRITDPTLQIREFTQKNIDDERILFRHYGEDCEKLEYTVSDGHFHTDGILEIEASPPYIRLKETNGSIVQFNRSVVFRSKELEIETNVYMLEKEVKYTILEKPKYGILLKHTKETTTFTGEDLIHSSISYRHLGSSLNKDNFKFKISAKNAETEGIFTIKVYPASYWEAMTVLNNKTIFVEESTSLLINRKSLEIMHPKISPSEIIYFLRDWPQNGYLEVQSHDEHAEESKEEYVGNWVKQFDQALINDGRLFYVQSVTNQTNDKFVVDVTNGIMWMYALSINIIIVPDKLYVEAKNLNVVEGKSVILDETDFIVITSYYAGKVTDYRIVEKPKHGFVIDSTKNSQVKKFPQKHLNSGVILYKHNGDEFSKDSFKMVVIASDKISEPFDVWIVVQPINDEVPVLVNKTKLNVWQGGSVILMSSYLAAIDNDTVPSEITFNLTSMKNGYISMLGSDTEIYTFTQQQIDESRIVFTHTNGSEAEFSFVLNDGVHTTEAYSISIVAKPVRLTVEQNVALNVFPLTRKVISNKLLLIRCSDEAREIRYNVRNGPHLGKIIMESGEGVWLEVDRFTQKDINDSKVFYEHRVRFMDLAANDSFTFDVEAHYTGFITNQVFHIDISVSSGGLDRYVSAKTVRVEEGGSAQVIMNITGIISFLQTNAGINKPAVLSRLVNQPYHGHVMLLPDLNVTTFTQPQIEGGKIAYYHDHSDTLEDRIFFSLYLTPGHVLLCNTSISVIIEPINDEPFKLITNAPYLTVVQNQNQTITRDNLLTIDPDTPAEEIIYDVISGPTFGRLLLLPFDQNSSEVQQVNKFSQLDVDSNRLVYEHNGPLQAASFYFRVWDGRFNPTYTVFNVHVLAIRLNVTVRSPVKLQQGSNVASISEDNVKLDTNARQDLVIYEVTTNPKHGVLYVRDAAATNFKQTDLLSESVMFLQTDMTVSNDSLELSARLSGFEQQHIRVKIRVVPLMIMNPMIALMGEKNQITLQHMDATPLAKLTSSNPVYTIVRKPKYGKIKRIIRSSSTSGEKRGTREREVGRFSHQEIVSGVIYLVCKKVPSMEYEGLSDSFAFILAASIFQPAADEFEIRVKFDMDDYNSTLAGPMDPIGHEGEMAIAPNMSNDYLLILGMLLGAFLLSIVVIITIRCRHNRYKRTEEDKPETTPSVGVMPLPRPPDHLMPTTPHLKRFANEHGTITSSTPLPVLPSMTSTLPQCKVIPLNPLESITGSEVDVSVRYPYGVADGDEWSSFDTSDLPCQSATTQRTNNPLLRRNQYWV, from the exons ATGGATTCGGTCTCTCTGCTAAG ATGGGAATTTGATATGAAGACCGGTACCGAAAGTGGTTTACTTCTCTACAACACTGGCCAATCTTCCTACGCTGATTACTTAGGAATCGAATTATTCGAAGGAAAGATACGACTACTAATGAACAAAGGAAATGGTCCAACGGAGTTAATACATGGTAACATGGTGTCCGATGGTAAATGGCATAGAATTGTCGTCGACTTTAGCCCAAGTGGTATCGGTATAGCCGTCGATCGTCAAGAAAAGACGATGGCTTTGCCCTCCGGTGGTAATCGTTACTTGGACTTGGCCGACACGCTCTATATCGGTGGTACAGAACTCAATAAACGTGCCAGAGCACTGGGTAAAGGGCTTAGGTCAGGTGACGTGAGTTATAAGGGTTGTCTCCGTAACATGATGCTGGACAACAAGGAGCTTGGTTTACCTGATGTCAAGGTCAGTCAAGGTATAGTCGTAGGATGCGTTTGGGGATTTCCATGCGTTGAAGCTGATCCATGCGTCAGTGATGCCTTATGCGAACAACTGGGCGTTGATTCGTTTAAATGTATTTGCGATCAGCCACTCTGTATCAAACCCAATTTCGCTGAAGACTATAAG gTTTATTCGAACGCTAATCTTCCGGTAAATTTggagattctctctctttcaccacTTTCAGTATCAGAAGGTGAACATGTACTTGTTACGAGCGACAACATCGGCATGATTCTAGACATTGCCAAGTATGGCGTCGAAGAGGATGGCGTTGTTTTCAGCTTGGTAACACCACCTACTTATGGAACATTGGCTTTGGATCTTCTAACTTCAAGAACTGATCGTTCCTTCACTTTACAAGACATCAATCGTGATaag ATACAGTACATGCACGATGGAAGCGAAACCACAGAAGATAGCATGATACTGGAACTGACGTTGGTGGCAGGAAGGGGATACACGCTTCCAGGATATCTCCGAGGAAGACTTAGGTTTCCTCTTCATGTCAACGTCACTCCTGTCAATGACCCACCACTTTTGGAAATACCGACAGCAAAAGTGCTAAGACTGGCTCAA GGCACCAGAAAAACTCtaacaaaagaattaatttggGCCATTGACGCGGATACTCCGTCGGAAACGTTGGTCTACACGGTCCTGCGCACTGACACGGATGCTGGACATATCGAAAGAGTTACTTATCCTTCTAAGCCGATCGACACCTTCACGCAAGCCGAATTGATGCAAGGGCTGATCGCTTATGTACATCGTGGCAACG CGAAACCGAATGCTATGCTGGGTTTGCAAGTAAGCGATGGAATTGAAAGCAGTCAGCCAGCATATCTACGAGTCTCGGCTTACCCACTACAGATTAAACTTATGCATAACACCGGATTGATCGTGGTGCATCGATCCTTCTCTTATTTAACGCCAGCGAATTTGTCATTTATAACGAATTCCGACGACAGTACGATCGACATACGTTATGATATCAGTACGTCACCTCAATACGGTACGTTGCAAAAGCTGAAAGACGTTTCGAGCAGCTGGCAAAACGCTGATCATTTCACTAGTCGTGACGTCGATCTACATACGATCCGTTACCTTCATAATATCGGTAGTCCAACACAAGACGAATTTAAATTTCAAGCTAGCGTTCGGGAGGTGAAAACACAACAGACTTTTGATTTTCGCATTACCTTCATAGATCtcgaattaaaagagataaaaagaattcccGTTAATTTTACGAATACGGCCGAGGTAATCGTAACCGGACAAAATCTTAAGTATCAAACGAATCCATTGATCACATCAccgaacaaaatattatttactataaaCGGTGGACCGAGATATGGTGAATTGTTGGTAACGAGACGAAAGATTAATGTTGGCGATAGTTTCACACAAGAGGATGTAGATACGGGTAAACTACGATATCGCTTGTACAGAAGAGCCTACTCGATTATTCACGACGAATTAGCGTTTAGGGTAAGTGCACCACAATGTATCGATATACTATCAACGTTACCTCTGAAACATCATTTGGCGAAAAGCAACAAAGCCGTTGAAGGAACGGAAATTTTGAAGATCGAAGAAGGTTCAAAAGcagttttaaaaatgatacgtACAAATACAATGGATTATGGTGTATCcaatttgatttataatctCACGATAAATCCACGTCACGGTTGGCTAGTCGTActaaatcgaacgaaatcaCAAAATCGAAGCAACGCCACGTACTTCACCTCCGAGGAATTGCTCTCTCAAACGGTTTATTACATCCACGATGATTCAGAGACAAAGGAAGACTCCTTCGAATACATTGGTATTGCTTTAGATCCCATAGATTTTATGTACGTTGGACGTTTTCGTATTGAAGTTATCATGAAGAACGACAATCCTCCTGAACGAATAGTCAACAAGATCTTTCACGTAGTATCCAAGGGAGAAAAATTGATAACTAATAAAGATTTAGCTTATATCGATAAAGACATTAATACCAAACCTAGTGATATCAAATATACGCGTAAAGATAACGGGAAGAGTGGAATTTATAGAATAACCGACCCTACTTTACAAATTCGTGAGTTTacacaaaaaaatattgacgatGAAAGAATACTCTTCAGACATTATGGTGAGGATTGTGAGAAACTCGAATACACTGTAAGTGATGGCCACTTTCATACCGATGGTATTCTCGAAATCGAAGCAAGTCCACCTTATATTAGATTGAAGGAAACCAATGGATCGATCGTTCAATTTAACAGAAGCGTTGTATTTCGTTCAAAGGAATTGGAGATCGAAACGAACGTTTATATGCTTgaaaaagaagttaaataCACGATCTTGGAGAAACCTAAATATGGAATACTTTTGAAACACACAAAGGAAACTACAACGTTTACCGGAGAGGATCTGATTCATAGTTCAATATCCTATCGACATTTGGGCTCGTCGTTGAATAAGGACAATTTTAAGTTCAAAATTTCAGCTAAGAATGCAGAAACCGAAGGCATCTTTACGATTAAAGTTTATCCAGCAAGTTATTGGGAGGCCATGACAGTTCTGAACAACAAAACTATCTTTGTCGAGGAGTCAACGAGTCTtttgataaatagaaagagctTGGAGATAATGCATCCGAAAATTTCACCCtccgaaataatttatttcttacggGATTGGCCGCAAAATGGTTATCTGGAAGTTCAGAGTCACGATGAACATGCCGAGGAAAGTAAGGAAGAGTATGTTGGTAATTGGGTCAAACAATTCGATCAGGCTCTCATAAACGACGGTCGTCTATTTTACGTTCAATCTGTGACGAATCAAACGAATGATAAGTTTGTAGTTGATGTTACGAATGGGATCATGTGGATGTATGCTCTAAGCAtcaacattattatagttCCTGACAAACTTTATGTAGAGGCTAAGAATCTAAATGTGGTTGAAGGTAAAAGCGTAATTCTGGATGAAACTGATTTTATCGTGATAACTTCCTATTACGCCGGTAAGGTCACAGATTATCGAATAGTTGAGAAACCAAAGCATGGCTTTGTAATCGATTCTACAAAAAATTCACAAGTTAAAAAATTCCCACAAAAACATTTGAATTCTGGTGTTATATTGTACAAACACAATGGCGATGAGTTTTCAAAAGATTCATTCAAAATGGTCGTTATCGCTAGTGATAAGATCAGTGAGCCCTTTGACGTTTGGATCGTTGTTCAACCTATCAACGATGAAGTGCCTGTCCTTGTGAATAAAACTAAATTGAATGTTTGGCAAGGTGGTTCAGTCATCTTGATGTCTTCTTACTTGGCTGCTATAGACAATGATACCGTTCCAAGTGAGATAACATTTAATCTAACCAGTATGAAAAATGGATACATTTCTATGCTAGGATCTGATACAGAGATTTATACATTTACTCAACAACAAATTGATGAATCCAGAATCGTTTTTACCCATACAa ATGGTTCTGAAGCGGAATTTAGCTTCGTGTTAAACGACGGTGTGCATACGACAGAGGCGTATAGTATATCGATTGTGGCAAAGCCCGTACGATTAACCGTGGAACAAAATGTTGCGTTAAATGTCTTTCCTTTAACAAGAAAAGTTATTTCGAATAAGCTTTTGTTAATAAGGTGTTCAGACGAAGCCAGAGAAATAAGGTACAATGTACGAAACGGGCCACACTTGGGTAAAATCATTATGGAGAGCGGTGAAGGCGTATGGCTCGAGGTCGATCGATTTACTCAAAAGGACATAAACGATAGCAAAGTTTTTTATGAACATAGAGTAAGGTTCATGGATTTAGCAGCCAACGACTCGTTCACGTTCGATGTCGAAGCCCATTATACTGGATTTATAACGAATCAG GTTTTTCACATAGACATCTCTGTTTCGAGTGGTGGCTTGGATAGATACGTTTCAGCTAAAACTGTTAGAGTCGAGGAAGGTGGTTCAGCTCAAGTTATTATGAACATCACTGGAATAATAAGTTTCCTTCAAACTAACGCTGGCATCAATAAACCTGCTGTATTATCAAGACTGGTCAATCAACCGTATCATGGTCATGTGATGTTGCTACCAGATCTCAATGTGACTACTTTTACACAGCCCCAAATCGAAGGTGGAAAAATTGCATATTATCATGATCATTCGGATACATTGGAAGATCGGATCTTCTTTTCATTGTACTTAACACCTGGACATGTTTTATTATGTAACACCAGTATATCGGTAATAATTGAGCCAATCAACGATGAACCTTTTAAACTTATTACCAACGCACCTTACTTAACTGTTgttcaaaatcaaaatcaaactATTACAAGAGATAATCTATTAACGATCGATCCTGATACTCCAGctgaagaaataatttatgatgTTATATCAGGGCCTACTTTTGGTAGACTATTGCTTTTACCTTTCGATCAAAACAGTTCGGAGGTACAACAAGTGAATAAATTCTCGCAACTAGATGTTGATTCTAACAGATTGGTTTACGAGCACAATGGTCCATTGCAAGCCGCCTCCTTCTATTTTAGAGTCTGGGATGGTCGTTTCAATCCAACCTATACAGTTTTCAATGTTCACGTTCTGGCAATCCGCTTGAATGTGACGGTACGAAGTCCAGTGAAATTACAACAAGGCTCGAACGTAGCGTCGATATCGGAAGACAACGTGAAACTCGACACAAATGCAAGACAAGATTTAGTGATCTACGAAGTGACAACCAATCCAAAACACGGTGTGCTTTATGTAAGGGATGCCGCCGCAACGAACTTCAAACAGACGGATTTATTATCCGAAAGTGTAATGTTTTTACAAACGGACATGACAGTTTCCAATGATAGTTTGGAATTATCAGCTCGTTTAAGCGGTTTTGAACAACAACATATTCGTGTTAAAATCAGAGTGGTCCCCTTGATGATAATGAATCCAATGATAGCATTGATGGGGGAGAAAAATCAGATAACTCTGCAACACATGGATGCAACACCTTTGGCAAAACTCACTAGCAGCAATCCAGTCTACACCATTGTCAGAAAACCAAAGTATGGAAAGATCAAGAGAATCATAAGAAGTTCTTCGACTTcaggagaaaaaaggggaacaCGTGAAAGAGAGGTCGGAAGATTTTCTCATCAAGAAATCGTCTCTGGTGTTATATATCTAGTCTGTAAAAAAGTACCAAGTATGGAATACGAGGGACTAAGTGATAGTTTCGCATTTATTCTAGCAGCCTCGATATTTCAACCGGCAGCTGATGAATTCGAGATACGCGTTAAATTCGACATGGACGATTACAATAGCACTTTAGCAGGTCCTATGGATCCCATTGGTCACGAGGGTGAAATGGCAATCGCACCTAACATGAGCAatgattatttgttaattcttGGCATGTTGCTTGGTGCTTTTCTCTTAAGTATCGTCGTTATAATCACAATCAGGTGTAGACACAATCGATACAAACGTACCGAAGAAGACAAACCTGAGACAACGCCATCGGTTGGTGTAATGCCCTTACCAAGGCCACCTGATCATTTAATGCCAACGACACCTCATCTCAAACGTTTCGCAAATGAACATGGCACGATAACATCCAGCACGCCATTACCAGTTTTACCAAGTATGACATCAACCTTACCGCAGTGCAAGGTAATACCATTGAATCCTTTGGAAAGTATAACAGGTTCAGAAGTTGACGTATCTGTGAGGTATCCTTACGGGGTTGCGGATGGTGACGAATGGAGCAGCTTTGATACGTCAGATCTACCTTGTCAATCGGCTACAACACAAAGAACCAACAATCCTTTATTGAGGAGAAATCAGTATTGGGTCTAG